From a region of the Solanum stenotomum isolate F172 chromosome 2, ASM1918654v1, whole genome shotgun sequence genome:
- the LOC125856969 gene encoding uncharacterized protein LOC125856969, which produces MASIKPSYRYANAATSSIDSLRSSSKSDPSSSTDLSPRPHNPHSLSRALTRPHAPSTTRHNFGSLVKKLVEHKSGPSIKSKPKGELKLIVPVDFVAKRGNGLSALHKKLFKGVVKRDEGSEKKKKALTEVKANTRSLAMVLRSERELLSMNKEQENEIDELKLMIEEKNKEVEKLKDLCLKQREEIKSLKNAVLFPDVMNSQLQELVEKQGSELKQANQLIPSLQKQVTSLTGQLQCLVYDLAEVKAEKYSLRGCYDSLDSSPRSPEYDQEEAGNSLEFSSENTISPGSPDDMLLKDLNPCLTPYSAKTKSKDFDNSPDDKNLLRNNIQVYHDTSYSYNSCASKVSKSSGCCQSSKAANNSIRTARGSDESKYTYRKQIHNMF; this is translated from the exons ATGGCTTCAATCAAGCCATCGTATCGGTACGCCAACGCCGCCACTTCTTCCATAGATTCTCTCCGATCTTCTTCCAAATCCGATCCCTCATCCTCCACCGACCTATCCCCTCGCCCTCACAACCCCCACTCCTTGTCACGCGCTCTGACGCGCCCTCACGCGCCGTCCACCACACGTCACAACTTCGGGTCCTTGGTCAAGAAATTGGTGGAGCACAAATCTGGGCCATCGATTAAATCGAAGCCTAAGGGTGAGCTGAAACTGATTGTTCCGGTGGATTTCGTGGCGAAAAGGGGAAATGGATTGAGTGCTTTGCACAAGAAGTTATTCAAGGGAGTAGTGAAAAGAGATGAAGGGagtgagaagaagaagaaggcttTAACTGAAGTTAAAGCGAATACGAGGAGTTTAGCTATGGTGTTGAGAAGTGAAAGGGAGTTGTTGAGTATGAACAAGGAGCAAGAGAATGAGATTGATGAACTCAAATTGATGATTGAAGAGAAAAACAAAGAG GTTGAGAAGTTAAAGGATTTGTGTTTGAAGCAGAGGGAAGAGATAAAGTCGTTGAAAAATGCCGTACTATTCCCAGATGTTATGAATTCTCAACTTCAGGAACTTGTGGAGAAGCAGGGATCAGAACTCAAACAGGCAAACCAGCTTATACCAAGTCTACAAAAGCAAGTCACTTCTCTTACAGGACAACTACAATGCCTCGTCTATGATCTTGCTGAG GTTAAAGCAGAAAAATACTCTCTAAGAGGGTGTTATGATTCTCTTGATAGCTCCCCAAGGTCACCAGAATACGATCAAGAAGAAGCAGGGAATTCTCTG GAATTCAGTTCTGAGAACACAATTTCCCCCGGTAGTCCAGATGACATGCTTCTCAAGGACTTAAATCCATGTTTAACGCCTTATTCTGCCAAGACGAAGTCCAAG GATTTTGACAATTCTCCTGATGACAAGAACTTGCttagaaacaatatacaagTGTACCATGACACTAGCTACAGCTACAATTCTTGTGCAAGCAAAGTATCGAAAAGTTCAGGCTGTTGTCAAAGTTCAAAGGCAGCCAACAATTCAATTCGCACAGCTCGTGGATCTGATGAAAGCAAATACACATACAGAAAGCAGATCCACAATATGTTCTAA
- the LOC125856968 gene encoding scarecrow-like protein 21, with protein sequence MQASQGPQRPCGVHKLYNQPMQQVQQYYTPCHASDNSNYNDGSNSGTEVSLKTQNEKFFTMDSFPATDCAIYDADPSVSISSNRSPFSPQCSQSNMFEQRRSYENTSGSPVSLCSGVDDSNGKKHELRELNNNLLRPESDIDDSCSCSLNGVVSKHSRQNQVLDVASRLDLKELLVACAEAVDEADTSTAEVLMNVLEKRVSVSGEPMQRLSAYMLEGLRARLLSSGSNIYKNLKCNEPTSSELLSYMQVLYHITPYFKFAYMSANVVISEAMKNENRIHIIDFQIAQGSQWMFLIHYLARRPGGPPFLRITGVDDSQSAHARGGGLQLIGERLASIAKSCGVPFEFHNAALSGCMVKLENLRVRHGESLAINFPYMLHHMPDESVSTMNHRDRLLRLVKSLSPKIVALVEQEMNTNTAPFLPRFRETLDYHKAMFESVDVTRPRNDMQRIRSEEHCIARDVVNLIACEGADRVERHEVFGKWRSRLLMAGFTPCPLSPLVAETIKVMLKEYSSNYRLAESQGALYIGWNNRALATSSAWQLPHSLPLGS encoded by the exons ATGCAAGCATCTCAGGGACCTCAAAGGCCGTGTGGTGTACATAAATTGTACAATCAGCCAATGCAGCAAGTTCAGCAATACTACACCCCTTGCCATGCTTCTGACAACAGCAATTATAACGATGGTAGCAACTCTGGAACAGAGGTTTCTTTAAAGACACAGAATGAAAAGTTCTTCACTATGGACTCATTTCCGGCTACTGACTGTGCCATCTACGATGCAGATCCTTCCGTAAGCATCTCTTCCAACAGGAGTCCTTTCTCTCCTCAATGTTCTCAGTCAAACATGTTTGAACAACGTCGTTCTTACGAGAACACTTCTGGTTCGCCTGTAAGTTTGTGTTCAGGAGTTGATGACAGCAACGGAAAGAAGCATGAGCTGCGGGAACTGAATAATAATTTGCTAAGGCCTGAATCCGATATTGATGACAGCTGCAGTTGCTCGTTAAATGGTGTAGTCTCAAAACATT CAAGGCAGAACCAAGTATTGGATGTAGCCTCAAGATTGGACTTGAAAGAGTTACTTGTTGCCTGTGCTGAAGCAGTAGATGAAGCTGATACCTCGACTGCAGAAGTTCTGATGAATGTTTTGGAGAAAAGGGTATCGGTTTCTGGGGAACCTATGCAACGACTCAGTGCATACATGTTGGAAGGTCTAAGAGCACGATTATTGTCCTCCGGAAGTAACATATACAAAAATCTTAAATGCAACGAACCAACTAGCTCAGAATTGTTGTCCTACATGCAAGTTCTCTATCACATCACCCCTTACTTCAAGTTCGCTTATATGTCCGCCAATGTTGTCATAAGCGAAGCCATGAAGAACGAGAATAGAATCCATATCATTGATTTTCAAATTGCACAGGGAAGTCAATGGATGTTCCTCATCCACTATCTGGCTCGTCGGCCTGGTGGTCCGCCATTTCTCCGCATCACAGGCGTTGATGATTCCCAATCAGCTCATGCACGCGGTGGTGGACTTCAGCTAATCGGCGAAAGGTTAGCGAGCATTGCCAAGTCCTGCGGAGTGCCTTTCGAATTCCATAATGCTGCATTGTCAGGCTGTATGGTCAAACTAGAGAACCTACGAGTTAGACATGGAGAAAGCCTGGCAATTAACTTCCCTTACATGTTGCACCACATGCCAGACGAGAGCGTAAGCACTATGAACCATCGAGACCGCCTATTAAGACTAGTCAAGAGCTTGTCTCCCAAAATCGTGGCCCTAGTTGAACAAGAAATGAACACCAATACTGCCCCTTTCCTTCCAAGGTTCCGTGAAACTCTAGATTACCACAAAGCAATGTTCGAATCAGTCGATGTAACTCGCCCGAGGAATGACATGCAGCGGATCAGATCAGAGGAGCATTGTATTGCACGGGATGTTGTCAATCTCATAGCATGTGAAGGGGCCGATAGAGTGGAAAGGCATGAAGTTTTTGGTAAGTGGAGGTCAAGACTTTTGATGGCTGGATTTACACCATGCCCGCTGAGTCCATTGGTTGCTGAGACCATCAAGGTCATGTTGAAGGAGTATAGCTCAAATTATAGGCTTGCTGAAAGCCAGGGGGCGCTTTATATTGGATGGAACAACAGAGCTTTAGCAACTTCTTCTGCTTGGCAATTACCTCATTCGTTGCCTTTGGGATCTTGA
- the LOC125856151 gene encoding uncharacterized protein LOC125856151 encodes MKQKYNIATLKASSFFFIIIFQISIKFIYSAFNYNQSNTSMTTSKRVAEKKVAKFEKNITKRGILQNQRGNKGLEPIHIFLVLFAVLFIGSFIFQVVRMALNGGLLPR; translated from the exons ATGAAACAAAAG TATAATATTGCAACACTAAAGgcatcttctttcttcttcattatcaTATTTCAAATTAGTATAAAGTTCATATATAGTGCTTTTAACTACAACCAAAGCAACACATCAATG ACAACTTCAAAAAGAGTTGCAGAGAAGAAAGTGGctaagtttgaaaagaatatAACAAAGAGGGGAATATTGCAAAATCAAAGAGGCAACAAAGGATTGGAGccaattcatatttttcttgttcTCTTTGCTGTTTTATTCATTGGATCTT TTATTTTCCAGGTTGTGAGGATGGCACTTAATGGTGGATTGCTACCAAGATAG
- the LOC125856907 gene encoding heterogeneous nuclear ribonucleoprotein 1-like gives MESGKVFVGGISWDTNDDRLREYFQAFGDVVEAVIMKDRITGRARGFGFVVFADPSIAEKVVKEKHIIDGRTVEAKKAVPRDDQHVNRTNGSIQGSPGPARTRKIFVGGLASSVTESDFKKYFDQFGKITDVVVMYDHNTQRPRGFGFITYDSEEAVDNVLCKTFHELNGKRVEVKRAVPKELSPGPTQSQLVGRYNHGMNRVNNFLNVYTQGYSPSLMGNYGVGTEGRYSPISVGRNGYSLFGPADYNMGTEIDSRLNSSYGGSGKFSSILGYGRNLNSFHNENSNKYNVPVGHGSGRVGNGPVLNSTGQNKWENDSLFHGTNFANASMFVGSGSGNTGLSGVFGGLGTTWGTSPISGQGGRNGSFSDDNITFSGGQNGFAGGAGYGQNARSNADAESSYAPTQSVHANTFGDFYGTVSSSIFEDSTWRASSPELDSAGALSYGLGSADSLSYVGGYSVANRSTRGIAA, from the exons ATGGAGAGTGGCAAAGTATTTGTTGGAGGGATTTCTTGGGACACAAATGATGATAGGCTCAGAGAATATTTTCAAGCTTTTGGTGATGTAGTTGAAGCTGTGATCATGAAAGATCGAATCACTGGCCGTGCTCGTGGTTTTGGTTTTGTTGTCTTTGCAGACCCTTCCATTgctgaaaaagttgttaaagaAAAACACATTATTGATGGTAGAACT GTAGAGGCAAAAAAAGCTGTTCCGAGGGACGATCAACATGTTAATCGAACCAACGGAAGCATACAGGGTTCTCCAGGTCCTGCCCGCACCAGAAAGATTTTTGTCGGAGGTTTGGCATCCTCAGTCACTGAGAGCGACTTCAAGAAGTATTTTGACCAATTTGGGAAAATCACAGATGTCGTGGTGATGTATGACCATAACACACAAAGGCCTAGAGGTTTTGGATTCATCACATATGACTCAGAGGAAGCAGTTGACAATGTACTATGCAAAACATTTCATGAACTTAATGGTAAAAGGGTCGAAGTCAAGCGTGCTGTTCCAAAAGAGTTATCGCCTGGGCCAACCCAAAGCCAACTAGTAGGTAGATATAACCATGGCATGAACAGGGTAAACAATTTCCTTAATGTGTACACTCAAGGTTACAGTCCAAGCCTGATGGGAAACTATGGAGTCGGAACGGAAGGTAGATATTCTCCAATCTCCGTTGGTCGCAATGGATACTCTTTGTTTGGTCCAGCTGACTACAATATGGGAACAGAAATAGACTCCAGATTGAACTCAAGCTATGGTGGAAGTGGAAAGTTCAGTTCCATTCTTGGTTATGGACGTAACTTAAATTCCTTTCACAACGAGAATTCAAACAAATACAATGTTCCTGTCGGGCATGGCTCTGGAAGAGTTGGAAATGGTCCTGTGTTGAATTCAACAGGTCAGAACAAGTGGGAGAATGATAGTCTTTTTCATGGTACAAATTTTGCAAACGCTAGCATGTTTGTTGGTTCAGGAAGCGGGAATACAGGACTATCTGGTGTTTTTGGAGGTCTTGGAACAACATGGGGTACCTCTCCAATTTCTGGCCAAGGTGGACGTAACGGTTCTTTCAGCGATGACAACATCACTTTCAGCGGTGGACAGAATGGATTTGCAGGTGGGGCAGGGTATGGACAAAATGCAAGAAGCAATGCTGATGCTGAGTCATCATATGCTCCAACACAAAGTGTTCATGCAAACACTTTTGGGGATTTTTATGGAACGGTAAGCAGTTCGATTTTTGAGGACTCTACTTGGCGTGCATCCTCTCCAGAGCTAGACAGCGCTGGAGCTCTTAGTTATGGACTCGGGAGTGCAGACTCCCTCAGCTATGTGGGTGGTTATAGTGTTGCAAATAGATCAACTAGAG